The Lolium rigidum isolate FL_2022 chromosome 1, APGP_CSIRO_Lrig_0.1, whole genome shotgun sequence region CTGATCTCAGGTGTAACACATGATTCTCTACTTGATACTAGAAAATTATTATCAAGCACATCGTCTTTTCTGAAGAGAACTGGATTTCAGCAACTTCAAATGTTACGCAGGCTCTCAAGACACTtgtatgatgacttatgagtgtaaAAAGAAGGTCAAATTATATGTCTTCAATACATGATTTTCAATCTATCACACTTCGAAAGTGAATATTTTCCTTCCTAAGGGCATCACAAACAGTTTTTGTATCAGCTTGCGGGTCAAAGTGTTCATGCCATCAAACAAGCAACAATGTATCTTAAATAATGTCATGCAATTTCTCTTCCAAAGTGAGCTAGACTTCAGCAAGTTCAAATGTTATGACATGCACTCTCACGACACTATGACAACTTTTGAATGTAAAAAATGGTAAAAGAATATATCTCACTAATACATGATTTTCAATAAGCCATGCTGCAAAAGTGCCTTTTCTCCCTAAATTGTGTCTCAGGGCATGTACAACAACATCCAGTCAGCTGTCTGTACTCTGTAGTACAGGCCACGTAAGAAATTTGCCGATCTGGAAAGGAGAGAGAACGTAAAACGAAAGAGGCCGTCTGCTAAATTATAGACGGTCTAATCCCGCGTAAGTCGCTTCTTACCGACGGCATTGTTACCATTGTACGAGAGGCCGCCAAGGATTGCGCAGAAACCATCTTTTTCTGCTTGTACGTTTTACCAACGGTTTAACTATTATAGACAGCAAAACAGATCCGCCGCTGTACGTGCTGTCTTTATGGATGTCTTTAGGTGACGTGGATACCTCTTATAGACACCATACATTTGTACTAATGTACATGCCCTCATACAGTTTAGTCTCAGTTGGTAACACAACCAGAACTAAAAGGGGTAGAGTTTAGGGTTTCGATTGCGTAGTCTCGGATAGACAACCGAGACTAAAAACTCTCACAAATCGGGAcgaaaggccatttttctactagtgttagtGCCCTCTAATACCACAATTCTGGTGGTAACCCAAACCAGATCTTACACACTTCATTGTCGCAGCACTCCTTGGCTAGACGATGCGCAACCTCATTAGCTACACATTTCACATGTCGGACTTAATTAATGATTGGCAAAATCCTTTAGCAATACCTTTCACTTCTTAGACTGATGGAACGTGGCAAGATCGGTACAGCTCATTGCTCATTGCTCTTCAGCTTCTCAACCCCAGTTCCTTTGCCAGTTCTGCCGCACATTTGCAAGCAAGCAGCCTAGCATGCTCTTGATTGCATTTTGGTTGTCATCTGAGAATTGGTTTCCATAAAGAATTGAGCATTTACCAAGGCTTGCCAATTCTCATGCTCCTCTCTTATatttgtccaaatttgatttCACCACCTCTACATGTTGGAACTTGGAACGAACCCTCAAAGAACGCTACATATTTTCGGGGCTCTACCATGGATCTTGAGTTCATGCAAAGCAGCGCTCTCAGCTTCCTGTTTGAGTAGGGGTAAATTTCCACTGAAGCAAACCAAGTGTAGCGTATGTCATAATCCACTGTATCCACTGACTTATGAATGCCCTTTCACCATAGCTCCTTTCAAAAACCTCCAGTTCACCTCATCATATGCCTTGCCTTGTTGTATCTAGTTTATATGCACAAAACTTGATAAGCACCGATGATCCAGTATGTACCGCATTATGCACTCAAACGCAGTGAGAGCATTATCAGTCACTCTGATATGATGCAATAGTACATTGCAAGAGGGGTCTTAGGCGATTTACAGGGCATTTAGACACGATCTTGAAGAGAACATTGCATGCATGGATTGTTAGGCCGATAGTCCTTTAGTATTTCTGGATCATTTTTCTTCGTATCATTACAAATGGATGTGTCATTCAGTTTATCAGGCATTATTCCGTCAACAAAATATCTTGGAACACTATCACATCATCTTTGACAATGCTATAATTCCGTTGTAAAAAGGAAGACAAAGCGTCAAGACCTGGCCACCTGGCACCTTCAAAGGACCGGTCTGAAAAGATGTGTCATGGACATATTTCAATCATGCATCGACTCTTGACTAACTTTATATGTATCTTTTTAGAACGGAAAGAGTAATATTGGCGCCCACAGATGATAATGTCTTGTGAAGAAGGACGGGAGAGGGAATGAAGGGCAGGTAGGAAGCACACCAAAGTGGAGGACAATTTGATCAACACTACAAGCTGAGATTTATGTTATAAGTTACAATTGATGTTAGCGGATGCGAATTATAATCAGCTACAAGACGAGAAGCAGCAAATTAATCTTACCAAAAAGCTCTTAGGAAACTGAACAAATGAACTAATAGCCGTCAGTTCAGCACACAGAGAGATGCAAGGTGGCATCCATAAATTTTCCGTTCGCAGCAGTACCTATACaacacaaaatatagtatcgtcgGCTATTGAATATGGCCTCTTTGATTCAAGTGATGCTAGAACATACGAAGAGGAAATAGGACAATAGGTGTCTGATAAATAGGAAAAATAAAGGAACTGTAACAGGAGAAGTTTTCTCCAAAAATTGGGTACATGTCCTACAAAATCGAATCAAATGACATTCATAGAAAAAGATTCTTAGGATTCATGTCCTACAAAATCTTTTTAATCAAAGTAGTCCTAATCAGATTTCTTGCGAAGAGTAAAAACACATACAAAATGATTTCTGTTCAAACCCTCCCCTTGAGCTGCAGATGTGGGACATACATGGGGAAATCATACTGTCAAACTCACTACAGCAAGATTCATGATCAGGTTGTTTTCTACGTACAATTTGTGGAATGAATACAATGGTGTAAGGGTCAAACCTAAATCCTATCACACTAATCTGATCAATTGATCAGCATACATTCTTATACTACAGAAAACCCTCATTAGAGGGATCACACTTCAGCTGCTAGCAACAGTGTGCCAATCATCCAGGAGACCACTCTTCCAAAGCCCGCAGAACTATGTGGATTAAGGATCGATCCCGCACACCTTGAACGTGATCTGATTTCTTTTGCCTCCACTCCCTCCTGGCCACGCATATGTGCTATAAACTCTTAGGTACATGCTGTGAATACACTTTACAGAGCTTGTTAAATTACGCCATACTAAACGTAGTTTGCAGTGTGCCAAGTATGTCATGAGTCATGCGGGCCTTGGACTATCACATTTATGCGCTTGCCGCTATCAATGCGGATGACGTCACCTTTTAAGCCCAACTGAAAGGGAAGAACCGATGAATTGATTGGCAACCATGCCCAGAGTAAAACAATCGATAGATGAACTCAATTGAGATGAATGTGTACCTCCACCTGATTGCTATCAACAGAAAACCATCTCAAAAGAACACCAAGGTGGACAACTGCTGGGATCATTTTGAATAGCAGGGGTGTTGTTACCTTCAGAGTTGCACATAAAGCAGTAAGTTCACTATACATACTTCATGACGACATAATGTAATCAAAGGTAGAGGCTGTCAGTGAATCAAATGACTAAAGAGTAGAGGCTGTCAGTGAATCAAATGACTAAAGAGTAGGCATAGCGAGTTCATGACCATGATCTCATTCGAGTCTCTACTTGGCATATTTGACACAAATAAGGTTACATACAAAGAGTTCAGAGATTAGATAGGTACCAAGCTAAGTGCAGTGGTTCCAAGAAGAAGTAGATATAGCTTGCCCTGAAGAAAAGCAATGCAGCTGTCAAACGGAAGTACACATAGCTGTGAACTTAGTGTCACATAGACCAAACAAGACAAGTAGTACCAGCAAACTATGCTGAGAAGCAAAGTAAGAGTTGAAGTAACGATTTCATGCAGATATTTTATGCATGTCAGCTTAAGAGTTTTTAACTTGTAATTACATCAGGAACAATATATGAATAAATAACCTCAATCAGATGGATGCTTGAAGCACGGCTAAGAAGAACAAAAGCAAACTCCCCAATTTGTGCAAGAGACATGCCAACCTGTAGAAAAAAGATGAGATTAGTGCGTGACTAAATGAGAGCTATAGTAAACATGCATAATGAATACTTACAAGAAGAGATGTTTTGTTGCTATAGCCGAACCCTTTTACAACAATAGATACAATAAATGTCTTTATAGTTATCACCAAAATAACAGCTGCAAGAAGTATATCCACATGGTTCCACAGGAAATGGACATTAATTAGCATCCCAATGCTGGCAAGGAAAAGAGCAGCAAAGAGGTTTCGAATAGGTTCGATCTGCAGAAAGAACAAACCTGAAATAAGAAAGCATATAATGAATTACTAACTACAAGAGTCTAGCTATGAGTTTGACTAAAGCAGTAGGAGAAAGATGAAACCAAATACTGATTTATAGTTGCCCTTTGAACTATAATAAAGGTGGAGAACCttgcaaagcaaaaaaaaaaagagactaAGATAACAGCAAGGAATTACTTGTTCAAGAGTGTGTTGTGCAAGGTCAGTTGTTGATATCATCACTCCAGCTGCAAATGATCCTAACTCTAGACTCAAGCCCAACTTATCACTGCACTGCATCATAGAAGGAAGGCCACACATAAATAATTAGAAATATTAACATACTCCTACAAGAGATGGTTTAAAATTGAAGAGTACAAAATGTCAAATATACAAATGCCTGTTATTCATACAATATGTAAGTAAACTAATAAGAACAAAGAAAAGGTTGGTGAAAACTGAAAAGGCATGTACAATAAAGTGTGAAAATTTGGATTGCAGCTAAGGAAAGATGGGAGGCAGTGTTGGATTGCATATCAGCTACATGTCCATAAAAACCCATATGCAATAATCGACCCAAGTATAGTTGAATAAAGTCAACTCCAACAAAAGACTTGCGATTTTACTGCTCTGGCTAGTTTCTGGCTAATGTAGCCATTTTCAGCCCTACTTTACTGCATACATTTAGGAAGCAACTTTTGTCCAGGTTTTAGTACATCTTCTACATGCAAACTCTTACCAGCAGTGTTCAAAATATAATCATTTTTCCACTGTTATTACATAATACAGTATCCTACAAGCAGTAGATAAACTCACCCAAGCAAATAACAAGCAGAATGCAACCGCTGCCAACTGATAAAGTTCATTTGTCTGCAAGAAATGCAGCAATCAGAGCATTAGTATAAGGTCAGTGTAATGTTCTAGAGGAAACTCAAATTAATTTTTCAAAAAGATCTTATGTTCTGTTTGCCCGCAATTATACTCACCTGAGACGAAAGACTTATCATCAGCTTAAGAAACCAAGGCACACAAGTCCGGGAGAGGATAGAGAGAATTGCAAGGAATGATATCAACATGACAAGCCTGAGAATATTGGAAGTTTTGTGTTAGATTTTTTTTTAACTCCAATACCTGATTAGGTTGGTAAGAAACTTCTACATGAGCAGGCAAACCAAATATACATAGGAGAATATGATAAGCCATGTCATATGATATGAGAAAAGTCATAAACTATTGCTGATACGAGGCACAGGCAGGCACTCTATAGTGCTATGTCAAATACAGTAATACACCCATCATTTAGACATCGAGAATACCTATTGCCAACATATTCGAGTTCTGATAAAATTACATACTGATTAACATAAGTTTTAGGGAAAATAAACTGCACTTACGACTTTGCCATTGATGCGACACCATGAAGAAGACCAGATGTGCCACTCAAAATTGGAAGAAGTGCAAAAAGAAGACCAACAGCACAATCCTGAGAGGAAGGCATGTCAATACAGTGCAACTGACATAACTCAGATAAATTCAATCATTTTTGCGCCAGGCTTTAGTCATCCATCCATACCACAAATATGTATCCTTACAAATTAATCTCATCGATACACATCGAGATGACATCTATGTCTAGCATACCTGCAGTACGAGTGTGCCTACCGTCACTTGACCATGAAGGGCATTAATACTGTTCTTTTCCATCAGAAATTTTAAAACCTGCAGCCAAAAAAAGTTTCACTAAGATGAAAAAAGGGAAATGGATATACAGCATGAAGATCAGCAACAGTAAGTGATACACCATTCAGAAAACCTATTAAATATGGGGGGAGTCAGGTCAAGCATCATAGACCAAATAAGTAAAAAAGTGAAACCTGCTTGTCATGTGTTATTTATTGAACGATGAGTTTTTTACAGCAAAGCTAGCGTGCAATCGAGAGAATGCATggcacaaaacacaaaaaatagcaTTCACATGGTGAATCGTCGCTAAAAAACAAGGGGACAATGCACATGCTTCTGTGAGTCCGTGTGCTGCACGTGCGTTGGTTTCGATGCGTGTCCGAATTCTCGTGTACAAAACCATTGATTATTATAGGTCAGTTACTACATATCAATTCCCAACTTAGATGAGAGGTGCAAATTTGAAGACTCGACATCAAATACTTAGCAATTACCACTGCTGTCGAAGACATAGAAAGAAGAACACCAACGAAAACACCTTCCTTAGTTTTGCCTCCACATAGCTGCAATTTGACATTTAAGAGAATAAGCAAAATACAATAGAATTGCTCAGCATGCTTTCAGGGATAGAATTAGAAAATCAAAGCACTATGTAACTGTAGGAAAAGAAGAAAAGTCTAGGGCTAAACCACCTTCAATTTGTATCAAACAAATACAGGAGAGCCAAAAGCTACCCAAATGATATAGTGATTTGTTGTACAACTTTGACTGTGTCAATGGCATATCATGATCTCTTCACTTTCAGTTGAAGAACACTCAAATGAGTCTCAATGTTAAGTTCTATGGATGCACCAAACAACTATTATTCTAATCatttttcattgagaaattactaCGAATCAAGGTGCTTGGATATAAAAACATACGATAACACATTTGACGTGATCAATATTCATAACatcaacagaaaataaaacatacCGTCGCCGAAATGCCGCAAAGGAACATAAATAGTATAATTTGGAGCAATCCTCCAAGAACAGCAACCGCACGTACGGCTCGGAGCTGAGACAAAGTTGAAACATCACTTATTATTATATTAGGTGCATATTGACCTGGATCCCAATACCTAGCAAATGAGCAATTGTATATAAAAATCAAACTATCAAAGATACATACTTTTGCTGTAGAAAACTCAAGTCCCAGAGCAAACAGGAGAAATATAACACCAAATTGGGCTACTGTCTCAACCTGGATGGAAAATAAGAAATCATATTATTAACTGTGTGAAATAAATACAAGCCATATACTCGTTACGAAATGTTCTCATAAACTTGGCAGGGTATGAAAACTTGAGCAGAAACATGTGGAAAGTACACATGTACTCTTCACTTAAAGTTAATTGCATGTAATAGCGCATGCAACTTCCATTTGAACTAGATTAAGCATCAAGAAAAGGTTAACAAAGACAAAAGCACCTTACTTGGACCATTTCACTGACAAAGCTAAAACCACCAGGGCCAATTATGGATCCTGCAAGTAAATAACCTGTAATCACCTGCAATATATTTATGGAGTTTCTTTAGGTCGCCTATAATATTACATAGTGCGTCACAAATAGCCGGATGAATTATGTCTTACACGGGCCATATGCATATTTGGGAAGAAATGAGATCAAGACAAAAGAAGCACTCACTGGTTGCCCAAGGCAAGCAAAGGCGATCCCGCCACATGTAGCAgatacaataacaacaacaagatCTGATATCAACCTACAGTAATTCAAAAACTAAGTTATGATGCTGTGCAGATACTTTATCTTTGCACATCATCTGCGATAATTAGGCAACATACGTAAGGTCCAGCTGCAGTACAGGGTACTTTGACTTCCGATTTGATATAATAAATACATTATCCTGGAATTGCAGTTGTGTCAATACAGAACACAGGTGAAACAGAGTAAAATGCCAAAACACTCACACAAGTAGCTTATAAGAAAATCTGCACCCATACCTTCCGATCAATCAATGTGGGAACATCCTCTTGCTCTGACCGGTCCAAGAAAACTTCTTTAAATGGAAACGACC contains the following coding sequences:
- the LOC124694112 gene encoding K(+) efflux antiporter 6-like translates to MIDRALEKEFPDSEGDQGGGETDPGSFNNTVAEKQGVLETVARRVTKKNETKDNKSFPFKEVFLDRSEQEDVPTLIDRKDNVFIISNRKSKYPVLQLDLTLISDLVVVIVSATCGGIAFACLGQPVITGYLLAGSIIGPGGFSFVSEMVQVETVAQFGVIFLLFALGLEFSTAKVCIFDSLIFIYNCSFARYWDPGQYAPNIIISDVSTLSQLRAVRAVAVLGGLLQIILFMFLCGISATLCGGKTKEGVFVGVLLSMSSTAVVLKFLMEKNSINALHGQVTVGTLVLQDCAVGLLFALLPILSGTSGLLHGVASMAKSLVMLISFLAILSILSRTCVPWFLKLMISLSSQTNELYQLAAVAFCLLFAWCSDKLGLSLELGSFAAGVMISTTDLAQHTLEQIEPIRNLFAALFLASIGMLINVHFLWNHVDILLAAVILVITIKTFIVSIVVKGFGYSNKTSLLVGMSLAQIGEFAFVLLSRASSIHLIEGKLYLLLLGTTALSLVTTPLLFKMIPAVVHLGVLLRWFSVDSNQVELGLKGDVIRIDSGKRINVIVQGPHDS